In Scleropages formosus chromosome 10, fSclFor1.1, whole genome shotgun sequence, a single genomic region encodes these proteins:
- the vtna gene encoding vitronectin a encodes MRLLGVCLLVTVTTSLAVEESCMDRCEKGFDSSFKCQCDSMCKYYSSCCPDYDSICGVKTRGDTFAFPEDSDEDLTPFTPAPSIKPSPAPVQGRRVPLSPSQAHTMTQDPNAFAETTATNATDTTAPIAGVPDPQADPCSRKPFDAFLQLKNGSTYAFRGEYFFELGDKAVPPGKTVLPGYPKRIEDVWGIPGPIDAAFTRINCQGKTYIFKGNKYWRFDGDILDEDYPRNISVGFEEMPDDVDAAFAVPASNHHGQEKVYFFKGDQYYQYKFRHQPSHKECVEMTVRSPSALFTRYTDMYVGSWEKMFSLLFRGIEGHLSGPRFINRDWVGIRAPMDAVMAGRLYVSPGRRRYGRRWQNSNRQDWDQQRWNQQGWGQQGWNQEGWGQQGWNQEGWGQQGWNQEGWGQQQWDQQRRRQQDGDEQGWWRSDWDRRGFGQLGWQSDQGQGGRQKRFDEPLDERLVYDDQEDQNENKEHIQEHVKYSSHKRRSSHSYRYNPWDRRGFRPVQKVYFFKEDQYYRVDLQRKTVDFANPPYPRPITKYWLGCPEKPGAEKK; translated from the exons ATGAGGCTGCTGGGGGTCTGTCTGCTGGTCACGGTGACCACCTCGCTTGCTGTAGAAG AGTCCTGCATGGACCGCTGTGAGAAAGGGTTCGACTCATCATTTAAGTGCCAGTGCGACTCCATGTGCAAGTACTACAGCAGCTGCTGCCCGGACTACGACTCCATCTGCGGAGTCAAAA CACGCGGGGACACTTTTGCGTTTCCTGAAGACTCCGATGAGGACCTTACCCCATTCACTCCGGCGCCGTCCATCAAGCCCAGCCCTGCCCCCGTACAGGGCAGGAGGGTACCGCTCTCTCCATCCCAGGCCCACACCATGACACAGGACCCAAATGCGTTTGCTGAAACAACAGCAACCAATGCCACCGACACCACCGCGCCCATCGCCGGGGTCCCAGACCCCCAGGCGGATCCCTGCAGCAGAAAGCCCTTTGACGCCTTCTTGCAGCTGAAGAACGGCTCCACTTACGCCTTCCGGG GGGAGTACTTCTTCGAACTGGGAGACAAGGCCGTGCCGCCCGGCAAGACCGTGCTGCCCGGATACCCGAAACGCATCGAGGACGTCTGGGGTATCCCCGGCCCTATCGACGCTGCCTTCACTCGCATCAACTGCCAGGGCAAGACCTACATCTTCAAG GGAAACAAGTACTGGAGGTTTGACGGTGACATCTTGGATGAGGATTATCCACGGAACATTTCTGTGGGATTCGAAGAAATGCCAGACGACGTGGACGCGGCCTTTGCAGTCCCGGCATCCAACCACCACGGTCAGGAAAAGGTGTACTTCTTCAAAG GTGACCAGTACTACCAGTACAAGTTCAGACACCAGCCATCCCACAAGGAGTGTGTGGAGATGACCGTGAGATCTCCCTCGGCGCTCTTCACGCGGTACACTGATATGTACGTCGGCAGCTGGGAAAAAATGTTCTCCCTGCTCTTCCGAGGCA TCGAGGGACACCTTAGTGGCCCCCGCTTCATCAACAGGGACTGGGTGGGCATCAGAGCCCCCATGGACGCCGTGATGGCGGGACGGCTCTACGTCAGCCCCGGTCGACGACGCTACGGCAGAAGGTGGCAAAACAGCAACAGGCAGGACTGGGATCAGCAGAGGTGGAATCAGCaggggtgggggcagcagggCTGGaatcaggaggggtgggggcagcagggCTGGaatcaggaggggtgggggcagcagggCTGGAATCAGGAGGGATGGGGGCAGCAGCAATGGGATCagcagaggaggaggcagcaggaCGGGGACGAGCAAGGATGGTGGCGTTCGGACTGGGATCGGCGAGGCTTTGGACAGCTGGGGTGGCAGAGCGATCAGGGACAGGGAGGCCGGCAGAAACGCTTCGACGAACCCTTGGATGAACGATTAGTCTACGATGACCAGGAAGACCAGAACGAGAACAAGGAGCACATCCAAGAGCACGTCAAGTACAGCTCCCACAAACGGAGAAGCAgccacagctacagatacaaccCCTGGGACAGAAGAGGCTTCCGGCCCGTGCAGAAAGTCTACTTCTTCAAAGAAG ATCAATATTACAGAGTGGATCTACAGAGGAAGACTGTTGACTTTGCGAATCCCCCGTACCCGAGACCCATTACGAAATACTGGCTCGGCTGCCCGGAAAAACCTGGAGCGGAAAAGAAATGA
- the LOC108932165 gene encoding kinesin-like protein KIF12, whose protein sequence is MCHEGHERVFTFDAVLGPHSSQQDVFEECGVKRLIDMAIKGFASTVFAFGQTGSGKSYTITGPQSLFQGGQQDIRMYGLMQRSLSYLLDQTHSMEGEFSFWVSYLEIYNEQVRDLLNPWLSYSLSVCGSLTHGFYVKNVSVVEFSSLDDFLKLLEGGMQNRHTSSQPQNEHSSRSHCILTVHIKGGPADVEGGAMTQGKLCIVDLAGSEKVKDTSASGVLLEETGNINRSLLALGKCISALVDPKRRSGHIPYRDSKLTKLLSDSLGGTGITLMIACVSPAAASFQETMNTLRYSSRAKKIKNKPMAKQELREKLVTSLQREINLLRRENALLRQHLSSSQKEAKKLPLPSPDPYGSSEPQTKARVDPVRSGSSSSQASPRSLAEELKRENDRLQQEKVELLDTIESSRQQGAHFSLENTHILHGVKQAERVISGSLNTSSVYPGLSLSGRGYGSGSGYGSGNNGGSGYGANDGSGLSRQCTRHQLPLPVIALDYRCPNHLELCCARPLLPVIHRCGFLAGGVPQVQNKLPRSTKSSALPGDGPLYQPLQICGPERSRQVNDVASGPRSGLRVDGEQQWRKERPWLDFTLSDVALFLQLAALPPLQPLLPEKEAMTPEQSSPVPVEKQNLGGLRRRK, encoded by the exons ATGTGTCACGAAGGCCATGAGAGGGTCTTCACCTTCGATGCGGTCTTGGGCCCGCACAGTTCTCAGCAGGATGTTTTTGAGGAGTGTGGTGTGAAGCGGCTCATCGACATGGCTATCAAAGG GTTTGCGTCTACGGTGTTTGCTTTCGGACAGACGGGCTCTGGGAAGTCGTACACCATCACAGGACCCCAGTCACTG TTCCAGGGAGGCCAACAGGACATCCGCATGTATGGCCTGATGCAAAGATCTCTATCCTACCTCCTTGACCAAACCCACTCCATGGAAGGGGAGTTCTCCTTCTGGGTGTCATACCTCGAGATCTATAATGAACAG GTTCGGGACCTCCTCAACCCTTGGCTTTCATACTCGCTCTCTGTCTGTGGAAGTCTAACCCATGGCTTCTATGTGAAGAACGTGTCGGTAGTTGAGTTCAGCAGTCTGGATGACTTCTTGAAGCTCCTGGAAGGAG GCATGCAGAACAGACATACCTCCTCTCAACCACAGAATGAGCACTCCAGTCGTAGCCACTGCATCCTGACCGTGCACATCAAGGGTGGACCG GCTGATGTGGAGGGCGGTGCAATGACGCAGGGCAAACTGTGTATCGTAGATCTGGCAGGAAGTGAGAAGGTGAAGGATACGAGTGCTTCTGGAGTGCTCCTGGAGGAGACGGGCAACATCAACCGCAGTCTCCTCGCTCTGG GCAAATGCATCTCAGCTCTGGTTGACCCTAAGAGGAGAAGTGGACACATTCCTTACCGTGACAGCAAGCTCACCAAGCTTCTTTCTGATTCATTGGGTGGAACAGGGATCACTCTCATG ATTGCCTGTGTGTCACCTGCAGCAGCCAGCTTTCAGGAGACCATGAACACACTGCGCTACTCCAGCAGGGCcaagaaaatcaaaaacaagCCCATGGCTAAACAG GAGCTGCGTGAGAAGCTTGTGACCAGCCTGCAGAGGGAGATTAATTTACTGCGCAGGGAAAATGCGTTACTGCGGCAACATCTCTCCTCATCTCAAAAGGAGGCCAAGAAGCTGCCTTTGCCTTCCCCTGATCCTT ACGGTAGTAGTGAGCCACAGACGAAGGCTCGGGTGGATCCTGTGAGATCGGGATCCTCCAGCTCTCAGGCCAGTCCGAGAAGCCTTGCAGAGGAGCTGAAGCGTGAGAATGACCGACTGCA ACAGGAGAAGGTGGAGCTGCTCGACACCATTGAGTCCTccaggcagcagggggcgcactTCTCACTTGAGAACACTCATATACTCCATGGAGTGAAACAAGCGGAAAG GGTCATCTCCGGCTCCTTGAACACGAGCAGTGTCTACCCAGGCCTGTCCCTCAGTGGGCGTGGCTACGGCAGTGGGAGTGGCTATGGGAGCGGCAATAATGGTGGGAGTGGCTATGGGGCCAACGATGGGAGTGGCCTCAGCCGCCAGTGCACCCGTCATCAGCTCCCATTACCAGTAATTGCCCTCGACTACAGATGCCCCAATCATCTC GAGCTGTGCTGTGCCCGCCCCCTCCTGCCCGTCATTCACCGCTGCGGCTTCCTCGCTGGGGGCGTCCCACAG GTGCAAAACAAACTTCCACGGAGCACGAAAAGCTCTGCCCTGCCTGGCGATGGCCCTCTTTACCAGCCCCTCCAGATCTGCGGTCCCGAGCGAAGCAGACAGGTGAACGATGTCGCTTCGGGTCCGCGCTCGGGGCTCCGCGTTGATGGAGAACAGCAGTGGCGGAAGGAACGTCCATGGCTGGATTTCACTCTTTCTGACGTAGCTCTCTTCCTCCAGCTGGCGGCGCTGCCTCCTCTTCAACCCCTCCTTCCGGAGAAGGAGGCCATGACCCCGGAGCAGAGCAGTCCGGTCCCAGTCGAGAAGCAGAACCTCGGCGGCCTTCGGCGGAGAAAGTGA
- the scarf1 gene encoding scavenger receptor class F member 1, with the protein MSHHLIGFGLLFCCLPSSCQKLDPEGKNVCLYPRDPTARVCCSGWQQEGSECTKPVCEGEGACQPDEICVFPGVCRCKHGFFGARCKTPCPPEFWGPDCRELCQCHPHGRCHPKTGKCTCLPNRWGDVCQNACRCGRHGRCDPVYGNCTCDEGWWTPTCSRSCLCNRSTSTCDPTNGSCFCTPNYWGPRCTLPCDCYISPCTQSSGTCQCLHGWWGPQCDRRCNCNLNHSQCNVTSGECMCHPGFKGPFCNEPCRAGYYGAGCEKKCGRCQEEQPCSVADGFCAACEPGWNGTRCDQPCPPGYHGYLCQEACPRCRNGEPCDPRTGRCSRCDPGRTGQRCESICANGTYGDGCRFPCSPCFHGRCDHVTGSCVCRPGFQGESCNSSCPDHLYGVNCSSACDCGGNACHPGTGQCHYSSRGALIAGLLVPLLLLLLALICCCCCCAGGAGKDRVAVGDGGTAVRMKHHVYSVLANVSSAMPCLALWSSGLPRVTVSHHDPELTFNHSFIEPPSSGWVSDNSSFESEDGEALYCTPPREDISAVAGGEFQELSSKCNMFPDPSGFSSEDMSLPFSIPRTSSIAKAKRPSVSFAEGTKFAPKERRGSAQEALGAARKPKSPWGVLAFSMWGEGELEAEREVAEGRGRPNEEPGEDVETRHQDLDQSGSASSRSSVSVPGGRPRTLSNARRHVQHQTSSDPAASDTGADKITTVYVTVNRPHGRSAKTEPSVDGPVQAVLRRLGSLQRQREEGGRPKGRGDVVVAKPPRRKLGARVSMWEQAAAGVSSEVNMRKPSRRKHTPLSSPGAMGSEPQQDSVTPRRPLSSILTSVPENTAVGPDGGAPRSADSQAAGSATDSEALSNEGTSDDGPSYENVMIKHS; encoded by the exons ATGAGCCACCATCTAATAGGTTTTGGGCTCCTCTTCTGCTGCCTGCCTTCCTCCTGTCAGAAACTGGATCCAGAAGGGAAGAACGTTTGTTTATATCCCAG AGACCCCACCGCTCGTGTCTGTTGTTCTGGCTGGCAGCAGGAAGGGAGCGAATGCACGAAGC ctgtgtgtgaggGCGAGGGCGCCTGCCAGCCCGACGAGATCTGCGTCTTCCCGGGCGTGTGCCGCTGCAAACACGGCTTCTTCGGCGCCCGGTGCAAAACCC CGTGCCCCCCCGAGTTCTGGGGCCCCGATTGCCGTGAGCTGTGTCAGTGTCACCCCCACGGGCGATGCCACCCGAAGACAGGGAAGTGCACCTGCCTGCCCAACCGCTGGGGCGACGTCTGCCAGAACGCGTGCCGGTGCGGCCGCCACGGCCGCTGCGACCCTGTGTACGGGAACTGCACCTGCGACGAGGGCTGGTGGACGCCCACCTGCAGCAGGTCGTGCCTGTGCAACCGCAGCACCTCCACCTGCGACCCCACCAACGGCAGCTGCTTCTGCACCCCTAACTACTGGGGGCCCAGGTGCACCCTGCCCTGCGACTGCTACATCTCGCCCTGCACCCAGTCCTCGGGCACCTGCCAGTGCCTGCATGGCTGGTGGGGGCCTCAGTGCGACCGCCGCTGCAACTGCAACCTCAACCACAGCCAGTGCAACGTGACCAGCGGCGAATGCATGTGTCACCCCGGGTTCAAAGGCCCCTTCTGCAATGAGCCCTGCAGGGCTGGTTACTACGGCGCCGGCTGCGAGAAAAA GTGCGGCCGCTGTCAGGAGGAGCAGCCGTGTTCCGTGGCGGACGGATTCTGCGCAGCATGTGAGCCGGGCTGGAACGGGACACGCTGCGATCAGCCCTGCCCACCCGGTTACCATGGATACCTGTGCCAGGAGGCGTGTCCCCGCTGCCGCAACGGAGAGCCCTGTGACCCCCGTACAGGACGGTGTTCTCGCTGTGACCCAGGTCGGACAGGACAAAG GTGCGAGAGCATTTGCGCAAACGGGACTTACGGAGACGGCTGCCGCTTCCCGTGCAGCCCCTGTTTCCACGGCCGGTGCGACCACGTGACGGGAAGCTGTGTGTGTCGGCCTGGCTTTCAGGGCGAGAG CTGCAACAGCTCGTGCCCGGATCACCTCTACGGGGTCAACTGCTCGTCCGCCTGTGACTGTGGGGGAAACGCCTGCCACCCCGGCACTGGACAGTGTCACTACA GCAGTCGGGGTGCCCTCATCGCAGGCCTCCTcgtccccctcctgctgctgctgctggctttgatctgctgttgctgctgctgtgctggtgGGGCTGGGAAGGACAG GGTGGCGGTGGGCGATGGGGGCACGGCCGTCCGGATGAAGCATCACGTCTACAGCGTCCTGGCCAACGTGAGCTCGGCGATGCCCTGCCTGGCTCTGTGGTCCTCCGGGCTGCCCCGCGTCACAG TTTCGCACCACGACCCCGAGCTGACCTTCAACCACAGCTTCATCGAGCCGCCGTCGTCCGGTTGGGTATCGGACAACTCGTCCTTCGAAAGCGAAGATGGGGAAGCCCtctactgcaccccccccagagAAG ACATCTCTGCAGTGGCGGGGGGTGAGTTCCAGGAACTGAGCTCTAAGTGCAACATGTTTCCAGACCCCTCTGGGTTCAGCAGCGAGGACATGTCCCTGCCCTTCTCCATCCCACGGACATCCAGCATCGCCAAGGCCAAGCGCCCCTCCGTCTCTTTCGCCGAGGGCACCAAGTTCGCTCCCAAAGAGCGCCGAGGCTCGGCCCAGGAGGCTCTCGGTGCGGCACGCAAGCCCAAATCCCCTTGGGGGGTCCTCGCATTCTCCATGTGGGGGGAGGGCGAACTGGAAGCGGAGCGGGAGGTTGCGGAGGGTAGAGGCAGACCGAACGAAGAACCAGGGGAGGACGTGGAGACACGGCACCAGGACCTCGATCAGTCTGGTTCTGCTTCCTCCCGTTCCAGCGTTTCCGTCCCTGGAGGGAGGCCACGGACTCTGTCCAACGCCCGGCGACACGTCCAGCACCAGACCTCCTCAGACCCTGCGGCATCTGACACGGGTGCAGACAAGATAACCACGGTTTACGTGACCGTGAACAGGCCTCACGGCCGCTCGGCGAAGACGGAGCCCAGCGTCGACGGTCCCGTCCAGGCCGTGCTGCGGCGACTGGGGAGCCTGCAGAGGCAGCGGGAGGAGGGCGGCCGCCCCAAGGGCCGGGGTGACGTCGTCGTCGCCAAGCCCCCCCGCAGGAAGCTGGGGGCGCGGGTCAGCATGTGGGAGCAGGCAGCTGCGGGGGTTTCCTCGGAGGTGAACATGAGGAAGCCCAGCCGCAGAAAGCACACTCCTCTGAGTTCGCCCGGGGCGATGGGCTCCGAACCCCAGCAGGACAGCGTCACGCCCAGGAGACCGCTCTCCTCCATTCTGACCAGCGTTCCGGAAAACACGGCGGTCGGACCGGACGGCGGAGCGCCGCGTAGCGCCGACTCTCAAGCCGCAGGCTCTGCGACGGACTCTGAAGCCCTTTCCAACGAGGGGACCTCAGATGACGGACCCAGTTATGAAAATGTCATGATAAAACATTCATGA